DNA sequence from the Coturnix japonica isolate 7356 chromosome 3, Coturnix japonica 2.1, whole genome shotgun sequence genome:
GTACATACATTGATAACACACATGTTCTGGAATCTGCTGTTACTGGAAGGATATTGGTGTTAAGTGGTGGTTGTGCTCGGTTGGTGATGTGTTCAGTATTTCTTCCGAAAGGAAGCCTATAAAACTGTAGCAGAAATACTCTGGGCGCTGCGTAGTTTGTTCCgtgctgtttgtttgtaaaGACTCGTGTACTTATTgcagtattatttttaagatacaCGAATAATTTCATAGTAAATACATTAAGAATTGCTGGCAGATCTGCCAAATGCAGGATCTAGAGCTTTGGTTTTGCTTGATGGTTATTTCTGCTGAAACAAGGCTCAGAAGTTCTGATAGCAAAAGTAGTTTTAAGTTGTGCAGATCTATGGATTGGTAAGTGTAGGAATCTGCTGTTGTGCACATCTTTTCAACTTATTATCTATTtaaagctttctgcttttaaaacttcaCAAGCTgagtttattgttttttactCCTCCTTTTTGGAAGTGAGAACTCACGAGTGCCACAAGGGATAAAGCGAAGGCAGAGTGGCACAGACAAACCTCACTGTCTGCCTGTGTTAGAAGCACATTTGTCAGCCTGGAGTTTGTGAGGCCGTTCATTGATCAGTGGGGGGAAATAACTTTGGATGTTGTTCTTCAGCTCTCTGAGCTGTTTTGGCCTTAACTAATGAAACTGAGTCAAACTGGCTGACATCTCCTTGTTTAAAACGTCTCCCTTTGCCATTGTTAGAATTGCATCCTGTAGCAAGATGCAGTAGCAAATACTAATAAGCACCACAAGTCCTGTGGTTTTCTTcactctttttcccctcttccatttccagctgtgctcatccTGCTGTTTGCCTTTGGGCATTTTCCTTCAACCACAGCCGTGTTCATTGGGCAGTATTTAAAAGCCCTCTCACCTCTCATCTCCAAAATGTTGTTCCTGTCTCTGGGTTCTAACATGGGTATTTGTGACCAGTTTGGCTGCTGGACTCCATAGACTTTCCACTTCTGTCTTAAATACAAAGGAAGTGTTTGAAAGGGGTTCTACTCATTTAGAAAGGAGAGTggagaaataatttcattgGGAATTCAAAGTAGAGAACATGCTGGTCTCGTCCCTATAGTAGCATATACTTTTCTATACCAAATATATCATCCTAAGCCAATTCAGCCTCCCCACTGCTTTCCGAACATTCAGACATTCATATGGTCGGTTCCCCCATCTCCTGAAGGGAGAAACTCAAGTCTATCTGCTGTCACACCATTCTTTCCATTTACATGGTACTGGTTTTAAGGATACATGttgctgaagcagcaggaatTGTGCACAGAAGCTCATACTGTGCCAGGTGAGGTAGACCCTTCTGTACTGCGTGTTGATAAACAGTTTAGACCATTTAAGTTAACTTGTTATTTCTAAACTACGTTTAGTCCTTCAAGCCCAGTACCACACAGAGTTCCATGGATGCATTTTATTAACATAACATTATTCATATAAATGTTATTCATATAATGCCTTTTCATCCTGCGGGATGCTGGCAGACTGCAAACATTTGCTCAAGAATATTCCGTTGagtatttgtttttccccactgaaTATTACAGTGTACAAAAGAGCAGGCCTGCTTCTCCAAGCTGTATTTATTGTCAAACTCCTCCCACCAGTTTTACCCCATAGAATCGATGCTGAGCCACGTGAACCTACTGAATGTCTTCATTGAAATGTACAATGATGGGATCGTGGCCCGTCGACTTCACAAACTTCAGGAAGTCCTCAGGGCTTAAGCCCATGGTCGCACAGTTTGTCATGGGATGAAAATACACCTTTTCGTGGCCGCCCTCCAGGAAGGCGGCGTCCAGCACGAAGCTGACGTCCCCGTGGTCGCAGAACAGAGCCAGCGGTGTGGCACAGCCCTGGCCCACCCGCAGCTTCTCCAGCATGGCGTCTTCATTGGCGAACCTGAGGTTTCCGCTTCCGAGGCCGAGTTTCTTTGCCAGGTGGTTTAAATCCACCTGCCTGTCATGCAGGACAGTCACCAGCCAGaagcctttcttcttcttgtccTTAAGGAAGAGGTTCTTACTGTGCCCTCCTCTCATGTGCCCAACGTGGGCCATCATCTCATCCACCGTCAACACCTGGAAAACACAGTGAGCACAGCATGAGGCTGCATCCCATGGGACTCCATTGCGTACTGCCAGCTGGTAGTTAAACACTTAGAAAATACCGAATCAGCTCAGCCTCAAAACCGAACCCTTTGATGGAGAAATTTATACAGAACGCCAATAAAACGCCACATGCTGCTCCTGCTTCCTCTCTCGCTCACTCTATACATGCAGCGGGTGGGTcggaagggaccccaaagccccccGTTACACAGCCCAGAGCAAGGCCGCCCGCAGCACGGCCCCACCTCCGGGTGCTCGGCGGTGGTGACGGCGATGCCCAAGTCCTTTAGCcgctgctccagctcctcccgcagccccgGTCCCGCCGCCATGCCGGGACACAACGCTGAGGCGCGACGTGGCGCCCCGCCCCACAGCGCCGACATTGGCCGCGGGAGTGGGGGGCCCTGCGCCTGTGCAGGGCTCCCGTCACTCGGCGCATGCGCAGGGCCGCTCGGTGGCGTGAGGCGGTGCGTCCCTCAGTGCCGGCCGGGCGGCGGGGCAGAGCTGGGCCGTGCTCGCCGGTGCTCGGCGGTGTTATCGGGGCAGCTCGGCCCTACCACCGCCCTTGGCTGTGGGGTGAGGCGGTTCCTGAGTTCTTGCCGGGCCCGCAGACGTTGTGAGAGCTGTGTGCTTTGCTGGAGGATGGTCCGGGGTCACCTGTGAGAGGAGATAGCTGAGGTACTGAGAGAGGCACCTGCGGCGGCGGGTAGGGGCCCGACATAGCGAACTGAGTGGGAATAATGGATATATAGGAGAAATACAGGGGGTGGTTGGCAGAATGGGTGACGGGGGTGGTCTGACAGAGGCATTTACCTGTGATTTACCAGGACTTGTGCAGGGCCTCTGATATGGCCCCACGTCTCATCCTTATTTCTGAGCTGGGGAGAGATGGGTGGGCTGTTTGGTACATAAAGAATTGGTTTAGATAAAGAatggtcacagccagaggcTCCGTGTCCAGGGGAGGCAGCCAGGAGTGGTGTCCTGAAGGGCTCTGTGTCCTGAAGGGCTCTGTGTCCTGAAGGGCTCTGTGTCCCGAAGGGCTCTGCCTTGGAGCCAGTGCTCCACAGCATCCTTAGCAATGACACAGAGTATCAGGGTGCCCCCTCAGCAAGTTGATGTCACcaagctgagtgctgcagttgATACAGCAGGGGAAGGGATGGCATCCAGGGCACATGGACAGCCTTGAGAAGTGGGGTTATGCAAACCAAATGAGGttaaacaaatccaaatgcaacGTTTTGCACTTGGATGAGGGCAATCCCAGACGTGAGTACGGACTGAGAGAGCTcacagagagcagccctgcagaggaggACTTCAGTCACGGGGGAATGACTTTAATCTGAAAGAGGGTGGATTTAGGTTAAATGTTAGAATGACGTTTTACTCATTGgagtgaggccctggcactgctgcccagagggctgtgggtgctccatccatggaggtgcccaaggccaggttggatggagcccagggcagccagcccatggcaggtgggtggaactgaatgatcttcaaggtctcttccaacctaagacATCATATGATTCTGTAATCTTGAAACATTCACTTAGTAAACCACGGCTTAGCTTTGAAAGATGTTCCTGTGCACGTGACAACACTGATACCATGACAGCGCTGCTGTAGTGGTGCAGCTCATGTAAGTGGCACTTTGGTTTTATAGATGTGGAGTTAGGTTGCAGCAGGGAAGCTGTtagtgcagcacagagagcacagaCATCCCTTCCTTTTTAGGTCATGTCACGGAACCCAGAGTAATGATTTTAGTAGTTTATGTTAAAGTTCAGTAGAGATGGATGGAAGGCCTCTAAGCTGTGATATTAACAGATCCATGTTTGAGATGGGATAGTGAAAGGGCCGGAAGGTAAAGCAAAAAATGAACAGTGTTACAAAGTAGTTCAACTTTGTCAGTATCGAAAAGCCTGCTTTCAAGCTTTAGCAGTTGTACTTGATGGTCTTtaagctcttttccaacctgagcaattctacgATTATGACATTTGTGTGTTGTGTTCCTGTGAGTGTTATCCTGGCAGAGAGCAACTTTCATTGTGtccttttgcattttcagtgagGAAATGAATCGAAGGCTGATACTGAAGCTTGAAAATCTGATCCGTTTCCATGGTGCTTGCAGTCAGTTGCACACTCTTGTCTGCAGGAGAGTTTGCAGAGCACAATGGAAGCCTGTGCCGTCATCTGTGCATCCCACAAGGTCCGTTCATCCATATCCACAGTGCTGGGAGAAAGACAAGTTGATCAGAGCTGCCTCATCGCCATGCAGATGTTTAGCTACAAAGGAGGTAATTAACGAAACCCAGTAATCTCTGGTTGTATGTGAAATTTCAAATGGCAAGAAGTCAATCCGATATACATATACAGAAGCTATTctaaatttttatttacaaaatgtaCTTACTTAAGGCTGTACTGTGACTCCTCAAGTATTGACTTGATGTGCTTTTACCAGCAGCGTTGTGGATCTTTCAAAGGCaggagaaaatgatttttttccttgttttggaGAAGTGAAAATTCAAAACGATTGAAGGATTGTGGGTATACATGTTAGGTGTTCTGTAGGGTGTTTTAAATCATAAGTTTATCTTAGTGTTGCAGACAGAAAGATGTTTTTGCAACATGAAGCTTGAGAgtctttttaatgttgtttttattatatgtTAGTTTATGTCAGCTATGTGTTCCTATATGTATGATATATATTCCTGTCTAATTCcatgcaggagaagaaaaaggacaggAGGAAATTACCGATGACCAAAGGGGAAGTGGAGATAAG
Encoded proteins:
- the LOC107310824 gene encoding prolyl-tRNA synthetase associated domain-containing protein 1-like, with the translated sequence MSALWGGAPRRASALCPGMAAGPGLREELEQRLKDLGIAVTTAEHPEVLTVDEMMAHVGHMRGGHSKNLFLKDKKKKGFWLVTVLHDRQVDLNHLAKKLGLGSGNLRFANEDAMLEKLRVGQGCATPLALFCDHGDVSFVLDAAFLEGGHEKVYFHPMTNCATMGLSPEDFLKFVKSTGHDPIIVHFNEDIQ